The Saprospiraceae bacterium genome includes a window with the following:
- a CDS encoding DUF1553 domain-containing protein: MNFSQYCVLSKPFVYITILLITITVVLLNHCTLKTDRIDYSTQVKPILNKNCLACHGGVKKQGGFSLLFREEALAKCKSGKYAIVPGNAAESEMIARINHHDPDERMPHDKDPLTKDEITILTKWIDEGAQWGEHWAYVPVKKPEIPDINDKWIQNDIDKFILHALQNNKLHPSSKAEANILQRRLALDVTGLPSMKGLSLNQNYSNIDKYIDALLSSNAYGEKWASMWLDIARYADTKGYERDGHRDIWRYRDWLIRAFNEDKPYDQFITEQLAGDLLENPTEDQYIATAFHRNTMTNDEGGTDNEEFRVAAVIDRVHTTWEGLMSTTFACVQCHSHPYDPFRHEEYFQFMSFFNNTRDEDTYHDYPVYRHYNPDQVKKLAFLEKDLSTKVDEGYKNELMLFIKTLQPSINSIACRDFVRCELSDTKFLAMRTNASARMPNVTLDGKSQLIFQTAVFVPGGEFIIRLDNNLGEIIGRWQPYKPENVHWFNVSIPIMPKAGVHDLVFEYQNSKLTNPDEYGIRFNWFYFTRGLPSQTSPSDSLQKVFYELVNASVPSTPVIIENPKELLRKNHLFERGSWLSKGKEVQPSTPHILNPFPENAPKNRLGMAQWMTDINNPLVSRTIVNKVWEQLFGTGLVETLENIGSQGASPSNQALMDYLSWQLMHEYKWSIKRLIREIAISATYQQSSGVSKELQERDPFNRLLARGPRIRLSAEQVRDQALTVSGALNDTMYGPPVMPFQPEGTWSSPYDGATWKMSNYPNRYRKAIYTYWKRTSPYPSMTTFDGAGREVCLSRRIRTNTPLQALVMLNDDVYMDLSGKFAGRVIKTVKGNIDAKISYAYHLATNRDIKSEKLNALKKLYIEATNKYKSDQYLTCLAGENEGYDDVEFAALSLVCNAILNLDEVLTKS; encoded by the coding sequence CTGAACTTCTCTCAATATTGTGTCTTGAGCAAACCATTTGTATATATTACTATTTTATTGATTACAATCACAGTAGTCCTGCTCAACCATTGTACTCTGAAGACAGACAGAATTGATTACAGCACCCAGGTAAAACCTATACTCAACAAAAATTGCCTGGCATGCCATGGTGGTGTCAAAAAACAAGGTGGCTTCAGTTTGCTTTTCAGAGAGGAAGCTCTGGCGAAGTGTAAATCAGGAAAATATGCCATTGTACCCGGAAATGCCGCAGAAAGTGAAATGATCGCCAGAATCAATCATCACGATCCTGATGAGCGCATGCCACATGATAAAGATCCGCTTACAAAAGACGAAATAACAATACTGACTAAATGGATCGATGAAGGAGCACAATGGGGAGAACATTGGGCGTATGTTCCCGTCAAAAAACCGGAGATACCAGATATTAATGATAAGTGGATTCAAAATGACATAGATAAATTTATTCTGCACGCATTACAAAACAATAAACTCCATCCATCGTCCAAAGCCGAAGCCAATATTTTACAGCGGAGACTTGCATTGGATGTCACAGGATTACCTTCAATGAAGGGACTATCGTTAAATCAAAATTATTCCAACATTGACAAATATATAGATGCTTTACTGTCTTCAAACGCTTATGGTGAAAAGTGGGCTTCCATGTGGTTGGATATAGCCCGATATGCAGATACCAAAGGATATGAAAGAGATGGTCACAGAGATATCTGGAGGTACAGGGATTGGTTGATCAGGGCATTTAATGAAGACAAACCATACGATCAGTTCATCACCGAGCAACTGGCAGGAGACCTGCTCGAAAATCCAACAGAAGACCAATATATCGCGACGGCTTTTCACAGAAATACCATGACCAATGATGAAGGTGGCACTGACAATGAAGAATTCAGGGTTGCTGCCGTGATAGATCGGGTCCATACCACCTGGGAAGGACTGATGAGTACTACTTTTGCATGTGTTCAATGCCACAGCCATCCTTATGACCCATTCAGACATGAGGAGTATTTTCAGTTTATGTCTTTTTTTAACAATACAAGGGACGAGGATACTTATCATGACTACCCGGTGTACAGACATTACAATCCCGATCAGGTCAAAAAATTGGCATTTTTGGAAAAAGACCTTTCAACCAAAGTAGATGAAGGCTACAAAAATGAATTGATGTTATTTATAAAAACTCTCCAACCTTCCATCAATTCGATTGCATGCAGGGATTTTGTAAGGTGTGAGCTTAGCGATACCAAGTTTTTGGCTATGAGAACCAATGCCTCTGCAAGGATGCCCAATGTGACACTTGATGGTAAATCCCAACTGATCTTCCAGACTGCTGTCTTCGTACCCGGAGGTGAGTTTATCATAAGACTGGACAATAACTTAGGAGAAATCATAGGTAGATGGCAACCTTATAAGCCAGAAAATGTACATTGGTTCAACGTTTCTATACCCATAATGCCAAAAGCTGGTGTTCATGATCTGGTTTTTGAATATCAAAATTCAAAACTCACCAATCCTGATGAATACGGTATCCGATTCAACTGGTTTTATTTTACAAGAGGTTTACCTTCACAAACATCTCCTTCCGATTCTTTACAAAAAGTATTTTATGAATTGGTCAATGCGTCAGTACCCAGTACTCCCGTCATTATAGAAAACCCAAAGGAATTACTTAGAAAAAATCACTTGTTTGAACGTGGTTCGTGGTTGTCAAAAGGTAAGGAAGTACAACCTAGTACACCACATATTTTGAACCCATTTCCAGAAAATGCCCCTAAAAACCGCCTTGGAATGGCACAATGGATGACAGACATCAACAATCCTTTAGTTTCCAGGACGATTGTCAATAAGGTATGGGAGCAGTTATTTGGTACGGGTCTGGTGGAAACATTAGAAAACATCGGTTCACAGGGAGCCTCACCATCCAATCAGGCACTTATGGATTACCTTTCCTGGCAACTCATGCACGAGTATAAGTGGAGTATCAAGAGACTCATCAGGGAAATTGCAATTTCTGCCACTTATCAGCAGTCATCGGGTGTATCAAAAGAGCTTCAGGAGAGAGATCCTTTCAATCGTTTGCTGGCCAGAGGTCCGAGAATCCGTTTGAGTGCCGAACAAGTCAGAGATCAGGCATTAACGGTTTCTGGCGCATTAAATGATACGATGTACGGACCTCCTGTGATGCCATTCCAACCAGAAGGTACTTGGAGTTCTCCCTATGATGGTGCCACCTGGAAAATGAGCAATTATCCCAATCGGTATCGTAAGGCGATATATACCTACTGGAAACGTACCAGTCCTTATCCAAGTATGACTACTTTCGATGGTGCAGGCAGGGAAGTATGTTTGTCCAGACGTATCCGAACGAATACACCACTCCAGGCATTGGTCATGCTCAATGATGATGTATATATGGATCTGTCAGGCAAATTTGCAGGCCGGGTGATCAAAACTGTAAAAGGAAATATTGATGCTAAGATTTCCTATGCCTATCATCTTGCTACAAACAGGGATATAAAGTCAGAAAAACTCAATGCATTGAAAAAATTATATATAGAAGCCACTAATAAATATAAGTCAGATCAATATTTGACTTGCCTGGCAGGTGAAAACGAAGGCTATGATGATGTGGAATTTGCCGCACTATCGTTAGTATGTAATGCAATTTTGAATTTGGATGAAGTACTTACCAAAAGCTGA